CGCCATCGGGCCCGCAGCAACCGAGGGCAGATAGGCGGCCGGGTGCAGCACCGCCGCGCCTCCTCCCAGCCAGCCTCCGGCCAGACGATAACGGCCGCCGCTCACCACCTCGGCGTCGGGCTGGCCGATGGCGCCGATCAGAACGAAAGGCCCACCGCTGCTGCCGCCGCCCCCGGCATCGACCGTCCACCAAGAAAGGTCGAACGGCCCTGCCTGCGGCTCACGACCGCCCTGCGCCAGCGCGACGCCAACCACAACCAGGCCCACGGCCAGGGCCAGGAAAAGGCGTCTCATGGCCGGCCTCCATCTTGCTGCTTCGCCAGTTGGGCCACCATCGCTTCCAGCGCGGCAATGCGAGCTTCCAAGTCGGCGTTCTCGGCCTTCAGAGCGGCGATCTCGCCCTCCTGCTCGGCCCGCAGTTCTTTCGTGGCCTCGATCAAGAGGGCTGCCATGCGGCCATAGTCCACCGCCCGATAGCCATCCTCGCCCCAGGTTGTCACCAATTCGGGGAAGACGGCCTCGACATCCTGGGCGATGACGCCGATCTCGCGATGGCTTGTAGCCCGCCCCATGGCCTGATAGCGCCGATTCCAATCGAACGAGACCACCCGCACCGCCTCCAACCGATCCAGCACGCCCGTCACGGGGAGGATGTTGGTCTTGAGACGGGCGTCGGACGAGGTGGGAAAGCTGGAGGCATGGGCCGCGCCGGCCACATCGAGCTTGAAGGCCGGGCTTTCGGTGCCAATCCCCACCCGCCCCGATGTAGGCTGCATGATCGTATTGCCGCCGTTGGCATAGACAAAGAGGTCGGCGTTGGTGGCGTTGACGTCGACGTTGTTGCCATCCACGCGCAGGTCGAGGATCTTGCCGCCGCTGCCCACCACATTGCGCACACGGATGCGGTTGCCGACCACATCCAACTTGTAGCCGGGCGCGGTGGTGCCGATGCCGACGTTGCCGCCGCTGGTGAAGACGTTGGGCAGGGCCAGCGCCTGTGGGGCGGGCGTCAGCGCCTGCCGCGGCGTGAGGGCGGTGTAGGCGCCGCTGCTGCTGCCCGGCCGCACCTGCACTTCCAGGTAGCGCGCCTCGCCGGTGAAGACATTGCCGAAATCAAGCGGGACCGAGAACAGGCCATCGGCCACGGCAATGTCGTTGCGAGCGACGGTGTTGCCCACCTGGCTGCCGTTGGCGGCGTCGTAGAGCAGAAAACGGAAATCATAGACGCCGTTGGCCGCGCTGCCGCCGTCGGTCAGGCGCCCCTGGTAGGTGAAGGCCGTGCCCAGAGCGACCTGGGCCTCGGTTTCGCCATCGGGGCCTGAGCCTTGCCCGGCCGCAGCGGTGGCGATGAA
Above is a genomic segment from Caldilineales bacterium containing:
- a CDS encoding tail fiber domain-containing protein, with amino-acid sequence MQRKLAIFFLLSLAMVFIATAAAGQGSGPDGETEAQVALGTAFTYQGRLTDGGSAANGVYDFRFLLYDAANGSQVGNTVARNDIAVADGLFSVPLDFGNVFTGEARYLEVQVRPGSSSGAYTALTPRQALTPAPQALALPNVFTSGGNVGIGTTAPGYKLDVVGNRIRVRNVVGSGGKILDLRVDGNNVDVNATNADLFVYANGGNTIMQPTSGRVGIGTESPAFKLDVAGAAHASSFPTSSDARLKTNILPVTGVLDRLEAVRVVSFDWNRRYQAMGRATSHREIGVIAQDVEAVFPELVTTWGEDGYRAVDYGRMAALLIEATKELRAEQEGEIAALKAENADLEARIAALEAMVAQLAKQQDGGRP